The window AAAGCGCGGCATCAACGAGATCCTGTTGGGCAAAGAGTGTGTCTGCTTTCTCAACAAAGCCACCTACCTGCGACACCGGTGGTGATCCGGATTCCGCACTGCCCCGCTGGATATAGAAAAACGCAAGCACAATAAAACCGATGACTACAAGTACTTCCGCATAAAAAAGCCAACTGCGTAAGGAAAATAGGGATTTCGTGTTAAATGACATGTTCACTCCCTTGTCTTGATATAGTGCACAAGACGATGGAACATAAGTTTTAATCCACAATCAAAACGACGCGCTACTGTGCGCGACTCTCAATTTCGTCAAGAATACCGAGCATCTTCTCCGCATCAACGAAACCGGTGAACCGCTTAAGAGTAACACCATCGGCATTCAAGAAAATGACAACTGGCAATCCCGGTATCTGGTACTTCTCGGTGAGTGCTTTCGTCGTTTCGGAGGTGCGCGTGAAATCGAGTTTGACATTGACATAATCAGCGAGTCTCGCGGCAACAGCAGGATCTGCATACGTCAGATGGTCCAGCTCCTTACAAGCAGCACACCAAGAGGCATAAAAATCGAGCATTACGAGTTTGTCCTCCCGCTTGGCGATTTCAAATCCCTCGGCTTCGTCGTACACCCAATCAAGATGGGGTCCAGCAGGCTGCTGGATACCACCGACAAACATATAAGCACCGAGCACCGCTAACAAAAGACCGCATGCCTTTCGGAATTTCATCTGTGGAGAGATACCACTGAAACGTTCCGTCAACTTGCCAAGCCACACGCCAATCAGCACTAAACCACCCGCAATAGCGAAGAACGGTAGCGAATTTTGCAGGAAACTCTGCAACAGTGGGAACACGTCTTTAAGAAAGTAGAGTGCCATCGTAATAATCGCAATGCCGAAGATGTTCTCCAAAACATACATCCATCCGCCTGAACGCGGCAGCGCAGAGAGTAACCCGGAGAACGTGCCAATACCGATAAAAAGTAACCCCATTCCGAGAGCATAAGTGAACATGAGCCAGAATCCGAGGAAGAGGCTGCCCGTCGTTGCAATATAAGTTAGGACGACCGCTAATGCTGGTCCTGTGCAAGGTGCCGCAATCACACCTGCGACTGTTCCCATAGCGAATGCCCCGGCAAATCCGGTCCCTCCAACGGTATTGAGACGATTTTGCACCGAGTATGGCAATCGAATCTCAAAAACACCGAACATAGACAATCCCAAACTCACAAGAATTAGACTGATGAAGCCAACAACCCACGGGTTCGCCATTATTTGACCGAAAACTGCGCCTGTCGATGCAACCGCCACACCTAAAATCGAATAGGTAACGACGATGCCAAGGACATACACAATAGAGAGCAGGAAAGATTTGAGAAAACCAGCAGATTCATTCGCACCGAAAACGGAAACAGTAATTGGTATGAGCGGATAAACACAGGGGGTTAAACTGGTCAAGATACCGCCAGCAAACACGAGCAAGAATGCGAGCCAGACCTGTCCACCAGAAAGCGCACGCGCAAGGGTCCCTTCGTCGCTATCGGCATCCGGTAGTGCTCCAAATTGAATATTGGCAAAAACCGCTTCATTAACACGCTGAACGGTGTCCTCTATACCAACAACTTCAATAGGAACCTCAAAGGCGAGAACTTCAGGTAACAGACACTGCTCCTCGTTACACGCTTGATATCTCAGTTCCAAATCCATCGTGATGGGACCAATTGGCGCGTCCTGACTTAAATCCGCTTGGATACCGATGGTGATGGTATCGTGATAGACTGGTGCCGCTCCAATGGAGCCAAGTTCCAATACTTCGCCGACGGGATATATCATCTCACCGACAGTGAGATGTGGCGTATCGGGAAAGATTACCTCGGTCGCGATAAGCCCTTCGCCAGCAGGATTCGCGTTGACATGCCACCCTTCGTCAATCTCAACGACGACAGCCATTTGAAATTGACTTCCGGGTTGCACTTTGTCGATTGAGAGGTATCCTTTTGCAGTAAGTTTCTCAGTAGGCAGTTTTTCATCAAGCCCAAAATCTGCGAACTGCGCTTGGACATGAACTGGGAAAATTATTGTAACAAGTGTCAACATGGACCAGAACAGATATTTATGAAATTTGCTGGTTTTCAACATACGTTAGTTCTCCTCAGCTACCTCGGTTCAAGCACCACGCAGGGCAGGATCATCTCTTCAAGTGAAATGCCGCCGTGTTGGAAACTGCCTTGAAATATTTCCTTATACATATTGAACTGCCTGTCATAAACGAAATAGTAATCCTCTTTGGCGAGAATATAACTTTTGTCAGCTTCTTCACCGGGTAAACGGTATGTGACAGGATCCTTTATGAGCCATCCGGCTTCAGGTGCACATGAAATGCCTTTCCCCTCTTTAAACCGAAGCCCCGTCGTGAGTTCAGCTTGGCTCGAAACTTTCGCTGCATTTTGACAGAGCA of the Candidatus Poribacteria bacterium genome contains:
- a CDS encoding thioredoxin family protein, whose protein sequence is MLKTSKFHKYLFWSMLTLVTIIFPVHVQAQFADFGLDEKLPTEKLTAKGYLSIDKVQPGSQFQMAVVVEIDEGWHVNANPAGEGLIATEVIFPDTPHLTVGEMIYPVGEVLELGSIGAAPVYHDTITIGIQADLSQDAPIGPITMDLELRYQACNEEQCLLPEVLAFEVPIEVVGIEDTVQRVNEAVFANIQFGALPDADSDEGTLARALSGGQVWLAFLLVFAGGILTSLTPCVYPLIPITVSVFGANESAGFLKSFLLSIVYVLGIVVTYSILGVAVASTGAVFGQIMANPWVVGFISLILVSLGLSMFGVFEIRLPYSVQNRLNTVGGTGFAGAFAMGTVAGVIAAPCTGPALAVVLTYIATTGSLFLGFWLMFTYALGMGLLFIGIGTFSGLLSALPRSGGWMYVLENIFGIAIITMALYFLKDVFPLLQSFLQNSLPFFAIAGGLVLIGVWLGKLTERFSGISPQMKFRKACGLLLAVLGAYMFVGGIQQPAGPHLDWVYDEAEGFEIAKREDKLVMLDFYASWCAACKELDHLTYADPAVAARLADYVNVKLDFTRTSETTKALTEKYQIPGLPVVIFLNADGVTLKRFTGFVDAEKMLGILDEIESRAQ